Proteins encoded by one window of Corvus hawaiiensis isolate bCorHaw1 unplaced genomic scaffold, bCorHaw1.pri.cur scaffold_32_ctg1, whole genome shotgun sequence:
- the LOC125320985 gene encoding antigen peptide transporter 2-like isoform X2 yields MWADRGGSSSRPAAGGCPLQRKRRRERPRGLRLSPGRSGQPRGVIQHFGVSPGLQVPVGCDRMIIMWGGGRAREGWRWREKAADPSPRATQGALVCTGPAMALPSAALLPGLLLVADAVALVPLVPLVPLLAPLGVAGAWLEAALRLPVLAAATRLLPPRRPCGATAAAVTVAATPAAFGTFRHLLGPPGAGPGLLAAAAPAWLGVTHAAAAVALLAWATPPAPGGVPETLGDVPKARGTVWRVLQLTWEEQNVLGAAFLCLVLAAIGETLGPYVTGKVLDAIGSGDGLTAGAVGMVVAAGAASVLFSGCRGGLFMLLKARLHQSLSLRLFSHLVRQDLDFFQGTPAAELVAQFSMEVPRVCMAAPSGANLLFRSLGMALVVGSFMVGLAPGLALLALLQLPLEIATHRIQSAREQALQRSMLEASARTASGVQESVATIETIRMFSAEEEEEEQHRWNLAKELRLKEQMKLELALFTLVERMLQLAIRVLVLLRSHQQLRDGYITPGVLVTFLLYQDTVGSHIKVLLYGFNEFLNKAAAGQKIWEYLDRKPTGDVGGTREPPELQGHVTFQKVSFAYPGNPEHPVLKDVTFEVRSGEVTALAGPNGSGKSTAVALLERLWDPGSGRVLLDGIPLPEYEHQYLHRKVVLVEQDPVLFSGTIRENVVLGLEHCEESELREAATAAGAMDFIQGLERGWDTEVGEHGGQLAAGERRRVALARALLRRPAVLILDEALDDGDEGAPQAQHWLRTGLAQTVLVVSHRPRVLDAADRLVVLERGAVVETGTPAELQECCGAYSRLLLGGGPQDGQ; encoded by the exons GCTGCTGATCCTTCCCCGAGGGCCACCCAGGGAGCACTGGTCTGCACTGGTCCCGCCATGGCGCTGCCGTCCGCAGCTCTCCTGCCCGGCCTTCTGCTGGTGGCCGACGCCGTGGCGCTGGTGCCGCTGGTGCCGCTGGTGCCGCTGCTGGCGCCGCTGGGCGTGGCGGGCGCGTGGCTCGAGGCCGCCCTGCGCCTGCCCGTCCTGGCCGCGGCCACGCGGCTGCTGCCCCCGCGCCGTCCCTGCGGAGCCACCGCGGCCGCCGTCACCGTCGCCGCCACCCCCGCGGCCTTCGGAACATTCCGGCACCTCCTGGGGCCGCCCGGGGCTGGCCCGGGGCTGTTGGCGGCCGCCGCGCCCGCCTGGCTCGGGGTCACCCACGCGGCCGCCGCAGTGGCGCTGCTGGCCTGGGCCacgcccccggcccccggcggTGTCCCTGAGACCCTCGGCGACGTTCCCAAGGCTCGTGGCACCGTCTGGCGCGTTCTGCAATTGACCTGGGAGGAGCAGAACGTCCTTGGAgctgccttcctctgcctcGTGCTGGCAGCCATTG GGGAGACGTTGGGACCATATGTCACTGGGAAGGTGCTGGATGCCATCGGGAGTGGGGATGGACTCACCGCTGGAGCTGTCGGGATGGTGGTGGCTGCCGGAGCTGCCAG TGTGCTGTTTTCCGGGTGCCGTGGGGGGCTCTTCATGCTGTTGAAAGCGCGTCTCCATCAGAGCCTGAGCCTCCGGCTCTTCTCTCACTTGGTGCGCCAAGACCTGGACTTCTTCCAGGGAACCCCGGCAG ctgagcTCGTGGCTCAGTTTTCCATGGAAGTGCCACGGGTGTGCATGGCAGCACCGAGTGGAGCCAACCTGCTGTTCCGAAGCCTGGGAATGGCACTGGTGGTGGGGTCATTCATGGTGGGGCTGGCACCGGGGCTGGCGCTGCTGgcgctgctgcagctgccccttGAAATCGCCACCCACCGCATCCAGAGTGCCCGGGAACAG GCACTTCAGCGATCCATGCTGGAAGCATCCGCCCGGACAGCCTCGGGGGTGCAGGAATCTGTTGCCACCATCGAGACAATCCGTATGTTTTCGgcggaagaggaagaggaggagcagcacagatgGAACCTGGCCAAGGAGCTGAGGCTGAAGGAGCAGAtgaagctggagctggcactCTTCACCCTTGTCGAGAGG ATGCTCCAGCTGGCCATCCGGGTCCTGGTGCTCTTgcggagccaccagcagctccgtgACGGATACATCACTCCTGGGGTCCTCGTCACCTTCTTGCTGTACCAGGACACAGTTGGCAGCCATATCAAG GTGCTGCTCTACGGCTTCAATGAATTCCTGAACAAAGCGGCTGCCGGACAGAAGATCTGGGAATACCTGGATCGGAAACCCACAGGGGATGTCGGGGGGACGAGGGAGCCCCCTGAGCTTCAGGGCCACGTCACTTTTCAGAAGGTTTCCTTTGCATATCCTGGGAATCCAGAGCACCCTGTGCTGAAG gaTGTAACCTTTGAGGTGCGTTCCGGGGAGGTGACAGCGCTGGCGGGGCCCAATGGAAGCGGGAAGAGCAcggctgtggcactgctggagcGGCTGTGGGATCCTGGGAGTGGGAGGGTGCTGCTGGATGGGATCCCGCTGCCAGAATATGAACACCAGTACCTGCACCGGAAG gtggtgctggtggagcaGGATCCCGTCCTGTTTTCCGGAACGATCCGTGAGAACGtcgtgctggggctggagcactgTGAAGAGTCAGAGCTGCGGGAGGCTGCCACTGCTGCCGGAGCCATGGACTTCATCCaggggctggagcggggctgggaCACCG AGGTGGGGGAGCATGGGGGGCAGCTGGCGGCAGGGGAGCGGCGCCGCGTAGCCctggcccgggctctgctccggcgGCCGGCCGTCCTCATCCTCGACGAGGCACTGGATGATGGAGATGAGGGGGCG ccccaggcacagcactggctgCGCACTGGGCTGGCCCAGACCGTGCTGGTCGTGTCCCACCGGCCACGAGTGCTGGATGCGGCCGATCGCCTCGTGGTGCTGGAGCGCGGAGCCGTGGTGGAGACAGGAAcgccagcagagctgcaggaatgcTGTGGGGCCTACAGCCGCCTCCTCCTTGGCGGAGGCCCCCAGGATGGGCAGTGA
- the LOC125320985 gene encoding antigen peptide transporter 2-like isoform X3 codes for MIIMWGGGRAREGWRWREKAADPSPRATQGALVCTGPAMALPSAALLPGLLLVADAVALVPLVPLVPLLAPLGVAGAWLEAALRLPVLAAATRLLPPRRPCGATAAAVTVAATPAAFGTFRHLLGPPGAGPGLLAAAAPAWLGVTHAAAAVALLAWATPPAPGGVPETLGDVPKARGTVWRVLQLTWEEQNVLGAAFLCLVLAAIGETLGPYVTGKVLDAIGSGDGLTAGAVGMVVAAGAASVLFSGCRGGLFMLLKARLHQSLSLRLFSHLVRQDLDFFQGTPAAELVAQFSMEVPRVCMAAPSGANLLFRSLGMALVVGSFMVGLAPGLALLALLQLPLEIATHRIQSAREQALQRSMLEASARTASGVQESVATIETIRMFSAEEEEEEQHRWNLAKELRLKEQMKLELALFTLVERMLQLAIRVLVLLRSHQQLRDGYITPGVLVTFLLYQDTVGSHIKVLLYGFNEFLNKAAAGQKIWEYLDRKPTGDVGGTREPPELQGHVTFQKVSFAYPGNPEHPVLKDVTFEVRSGEVTALAGPNGSGKSTAVALLERLWDPGSGRVLLDGIPLPEYEHQYLHRKVVLVEQDPVLFSGTIRENVVLGLEHCEESELREAATAAGAMDFIQGLERGWDTEVGEHGGQLAAGERRRVALARALLRRPAVLILDEALDDGDEGAPQAQHWLRTGLAQTVLVVSHRPRVLDAADRLVVLERGAVVETGTPAELQECCGAYSRLLLGGGPQDGQ; via the exons GCTGCTGATCCTTCCCCGAGGGCCACCCAGGGAGCACTGGTCTGCACTGGTCCCGCCATGGCGCTGCCGTCCGCAGCTCTCCTGCCCGGCCTTCTGCTGGTGGCCGACGCCGTGGCGCTGGTGCCGCTGGTGCCGCTGGTGCCGCTGCTGGCGCCGCTGGGCGTGGCGGGCGCGTGGCTCGAGGCCGCCCTGCGCCTGCCCGTCCTGGCCGCGGCCACGCGGCTGCTGCCCCCGCGCCGTCCCTGCGGAGCCACCGCGGCCGCCGTCACCGTCGCCGCCACCCCCGCGGCCTTCGGAACATTCCGGCACCTCCTGGGGCCGCCCGGGGCTGGCCCGGGGCTGTTGGCGGCCGCCGCGCCCGCCTGGCTCGGGGTCACCCACGCGGCCGCCGCAGTGGCGCTGCTGGCCTGGGCCacgcccccggcccccggcggTGTCCCTGAGACCCTCGGCGACGTTCCCAAGGCTCGTGGCACCGTCTGGCGCGTTCTGCAATTGACCTGGGAGGAGCAGAACGTCCTTGGAgctgccttcctctgcctcGTGCTGGCAGCCATTG GGGAGACGTTGGGACCATATGTCACTGGGAAGGTGCTGGATGCCATCGGGAGTGGGGATGGACTCACCGCTGGAGCTGTCGGGATGGTGGTGGCTGCCGGAGCTGCCAG TGTGCTGTTTTCCGGGTGCCGTGGGGGGCTCTTCATGCTGTTGAAAGCGCGTCTCCATCAGAGCCTGAGCCTCCGGCTCTTCTCTCACTTGGTGCGCCAAGACCTGGACTTCTTCCAGGGAACCCCGGCAG ctgagcTCGTGGCTCAGTTTTCCATGGAAGTGCCACGGGTGTGCATGGCAGCACCGAGTGGAGCCAACCTGCTGTTCCGAAGCCTGGGAATGGCACTGGTGGTGGGGTCATTCATGGTGGGGCTGGCACCGGGGCTGGCGCTGCTGgcgctgctgcagctgccccttGAAATCGCCACCCACCGCATCCAGAGTGCCCGGGAACAG GCACTTCAGCGATCCATGCTGGAAGCATCCGCCCGGACAGCCTCGGGGGTGCAGGAATCTGTTGCCACCATCGAGACAATCCGTATGTTTTCGgcggaagaggaagaggaggagcagcacagatgGAACCTGGCCAAGGAGCTGAGGCTGAAGGAGCAGAtgaagctggagctggcactCTTCACCCTTGTCGAGAGG ATGCTCCAGCTGGCCATCCGGGTCCTGGTGCTCTTgcggagccaccagcagctccgtgACGGATACATCACTCCTGGGGTCCTCGTCACCTTCTTGCTGTACCAGGACACAGTTGGCAGCCATATCAAG GTGCTGCTCTACGGCTTCAATGAATTCCTGAACAAAGCGGCTGCCGGACAGAAGATCTGGGAATACCTGGATCGGAAACCCACAGGGGATGTCGGGGGGACGAGGGAGCCCCCTGAGCTTCAGGGCCACGTCACTTTTCAGAAGGTTTCCTTTGCATATCCTGGGAATCCAGAGCACCCTGTGCTGAAG gaTGTAACCTTTGAGGTGCGTTCCGGGGAGGTGACAGCGCTGGCGGGGCCCAATGGAAGCGGGAAGAGCAcggctgtggcactgctggagcGGCTGTGGGATCCTGGGAGTGGGAGGGTGCTGCTGGATGGGATCCCGCTGCCAGAATATGAACACCAGTACCTGCACCGGAAG gtggtgctggtggagcaGGATCCCGTCCTGTTTTCCGGAACGATCCGTGAGAACGtcgtgctggggctggagcactgTGAAGAGTCAGAGCTGCGGGAGGCTGCCACTGCTGCCGGAGCCATGGACTTCATCCaggggctggagcggggctgggaCACCG AGGTGGGGGAGCATGGGGGGCAGCTGGCGGCAGGGGAGCGGCGCCGCGTAGCCctggcccgggctctgctccggcgGCCGGCCGTCCTCATCCTCGACGAGGCACTGGATGATGGAGATGAGGGGGCG ccccaggcacagcactggctgCGCACTGGGCTGGCCCAGACCGTGCTGGTCGTGTCCCACCGGCCACGAGTGCTGGATGCGGCCGATCGCCTCGTGGTGCTGGAGCGCGGAGCCGTGGTGGAGACAGGAAcgccagcagagctgcaggaatgcTGTGGGGCCTACAGCCGCCTCCTCCTTGGCGGAGGCCCCCAGGATGGGCAGTGA
- the LOC125320985 gene encoding antigen peptide transporter 2-like isoform X4 gives MALPSAALLPGLLLVADAVALVPLVPLVPLLAPLGVAGAWLEAALRLPVLAAATRLLPPRRPCGATAAAVTVAATPAAFGTFRHLLGPPGAGPGLLAAAAPAWLGVTHAAAAVALLAWATPPAPGGVPETLGDVPKARGTVWRVLQLTWEEQNVLGAAFLCLVLAAIGETLGPYVTGKVLDAIGSGDGLTAGAVGMVVAAGAASVLFSGCRGGLFMLLKARLHQSLSLRLFSHLVRQDLDFFQGTPAAELVAQFSMEVPRVCMAAPSGANLLFRSLGMALVVGSFMVGLAPGLALLALLQLPLEIATHRIQSAREQALQRSMLEASARTASGVQESVATIETIRMFSAEEEEEEQHRWNLAKELRLKEQMKLELALFTLVERMLQLAIRVLVLLRSHQQLRDGYITPGVLVTFLLYQDTVGSHIKVLLYGFNEFLNKAAAGQKIWEYLDRKPTGDVGGTREPPELQGHVTFQKVSFAYPGNPEHPVLKDVTFEVRSGEVTALAGPNGSGKSTAVALLERLWDPGSGRVLLDGIPLPEYEHQYLHRKVVLVEQDPVLFSGTIRENVVLGLEHCEESELREAATAAGAMDFIQGLERGWDTEVGEHGGQLAAGERRRVALARALLRRPAVLILDEALDDGDEGAPQAQHWLRTGLAQTVLVVSHRPRVLDAADRLVVLERGAVVETGTPAELQECCGAYSRLLLGGGPQDGQ, from the exons ATGGCGCTGCCGTCCGCAGCTCTCCTGCCCGGCCTTCTGCTGGTGGCCGACGCCGTGGCGCTGGTGCCGCTGGTGCCGCTGGTGCCGCTGCTGGCGCCGCTGGGCGTGGCGGGCGCGTGGCTCGAGGCCGCCCTGCGCCTGCCCGTCCTGGCCGCGGCCACGCGGCTGCTGCCCCCGCGCCGTCCCTGCGGAGCCACCGCGGCCGCCGTCACCGTCGCCGCCACCCCCGCGGCCTTCGGAACATTCCGGCACCTCCTGGGGCCGCCCGGGGCTGGCCCGGGGCTGTTGGCGGCCGCCGCGCCCGCCTGGCTCGGGGTCACCCACGCGGCCGCCGCAGTGGCGCTGCTGGCCTGGGCCacgcccccggcccccggcggTGTCCCTGAGACCCTCGGCGACGTTCCCAAGGCTCGTGGCACCGTCTGGCGCGTTCTGCAATTGACCTGGGAGGAGCAGAACGTCCTTGGAgctgccttcctctgcctcGTGCTGGCAGCCATTG GGGAGACGTTGGGACCATATGTCACTGGGAAGGTGCTGGATGCCATCGGGAGTGGGGATGGACTCACCGCTGGAGCTGTCGGGATGGTGGTGGCTGCCGGAGCTGCCAG TGTGCTGTTTTCCGGGTGCCGTGGGGGGCTCTTCATGCTGTTGAAAGCGCGTCTCCATCAGAGCCTGAGCCTCCGGCTCTTCTCTCACTTGGTGCGCCAAGACCTGGACTTCTTCCAGGGAACCCCGGCAG ctgagcTCGTGGCTCAGTTTTCCATGGAAGTGCCACGGGTGTGCATGGCAGCACCGAGTGGAGCCAACCTGCTGTTCCGAAGCCTGGGAATGGCACTGGTGGTGGGGTCATTCATGGTGGGGCTGGCACCGGGGCTGGCGCTGCTGgcgctgctgcagctgccccttGAAATCGCCACCCACCGCATCCAGAGTGCCCGGGAACAG GCACTTCAGCGATCCATGCTGGAAGCATCCGCCCGGACAGCCTCGGGGGTGCAGGAATCTGTTGCCACCATCGAGACAATCCGTATGTTTTCGgcggaagaggaagaggaggagcagcacagatgGAACCTGGCCAAGGAGCTGAGGCTGAAGGAGCAGAtgaagctggagctggcactCTTCACCCTTGTCGAGAGG ATGCTCCAGCTGGCCATCCGGGTCCTGGTGCTCTTgcggagccaccagcagctccgtgACGGATACATCACTCCTGGGGTCCTCGTCACCTTCTTGCTGTACCAGGACACAGTTGGCAGCCATATCAAG GTGCTGCTCTACGGCTTCAATGAATTCCTGAACAAAGCGGCTGCCGGACAGAAGATCTGGGAATACCTGGATCGGAAACCCACAGGGGATGTCGGGGGGACGAGGGAGCCCCCTGAGCTTCAGGGCCACGTCACTTTTCAGAAGGTTTCCTTTGCATATCCTGGGAATCCAGAGCACCCTGTGCTGAAG gaTGTAACCTTTGAGGTGCGTTCCGGGGAGGTGACAGCGCTGGCGGGGCCCAATGGAAGCGGGAAGAGCAcggctgtggcactgctggagcGGCTGTGGGATCCTGGGAGTGGGAGGGTGCTGCTGGATGGGATCCCGCTGCCAGAATATGAACACCAGTACCTGCACCGGAAG gtggtgctggtggagcaGGATCCCGTCCTGTTTTCCGGAACGATCCGTGAGAACGtcgtgctggggctggagcactgTGAAGAGTCAGAGCTGCGGGAGGCTGCCACTGCTGCCGGAGCCATGGACTTCATCCaggggctggagcggggctgggaCACCG AGGTGGGGGAGCATGGGGGGCAGCTGGCGGCAGGGGAGCGGCGCCGCGTAGCCctggcccgggctctgctccggcgGCCGGCCGTCCTCATCCTCGACGAGGCACTGGATGATGGAGATGAGGGGGCG ccccaggcacagcactggctgCGCACTGGGCTGGCCCAGACCGTGCTGGTCGTGTCCCACCGGCCACGAGTGCTGGATGCGGCCGATCGCCTCGTGGTGCTGGAGCGCGGAGCCGTGGTGGAGACAGGAAcgccagcagagctgcaggaatgcTGTGGGGCCTACAGCCGCCTCCTCCTTGGCGGAGGCCCCCAGGATGGGCAGTGA